The following proteins are encoded in a genomic region of Glycine soja cultivar W05 chromosome 17, ASM419377v2, whole genome shotgun sequence:
- the LOC114392819 gene encoding uncharacterized protein LOC114392819 isoform X1, giving the protein MENRTRLKVQKKRPIKRSGREVLLKKVLDYLKSDTYMYAPLLSSPTSDFPSPNAFPSSAKDKQWFEEQVGEYLKYDGYMYNPLLLLAHSSQEPLQDCGMIRMDGSDRMLRMKVNQRAGHLGNANQSSESHLPQTDLSDQHTRGHTETVKHTVYQRCRSTSATRIATLNSQLRAHS; this is encoded by the exons atggaaaACAGAACGCGCCTGAAAGTTCAAAAGAAGAGACCCATTAAGCGCAGCGGAAGGGAAGTGTTACTGAAAAAGGTTTTAGATTATCTGAAGTCTGATACTTACATGTATGCCCCTCTCCTCTCTTCTCCAACCTCTGATTTTCCCTCACCCAACGCTTTCCCTTCCTCTGCTAAAG ATAAGCAGTGGTTTGAGGAACAAGTTGGGGAGTATCTCAAATATGATGGTTATATGTATAATCCGCTGCTTCTTCTTGCTCATTCATCTCAAG AACCTTTGCAGGACTGTGGAATGATAAGGATGGATGGTTCAGATAGAATGTTGAGAATGAAAGTTAATCAACGAGCTGGTCATTTAGGAAATGCAAACCAAAGTTCTGAAAGTCATCTTCCTCAAACAGACCTCTCTGATCAGCATACTCGGGGACACACGGAAACTGTGAAGCATACTGTGTACCAAAGATGTCGCTCAACTTCTGCCACAA GAATTGCTACCCTCAACTCGCAGCTGAGAGCTCATAGTTGA
- the LOC114392819 gene encoding uncharacterized protein LOC114392819 isoform X2, with protein sequence MENRTRLKVQKKRPIKRSGREVLLKKVLDYLKSDTYMYAPLLSSPTSDFPSPNAFPSSAKGVEFNKPVKDKQWFEEQVGEYLKYDGYMYNPLLLLAHSSQEPLQDCGMIRMDGSDRMLRMKVNQRAGHLGNANQSSESHLPQTDLSDQHTRGHTETVKHTVYQRCRSTSATRIATLNSQLRAHS encoded by the exons atggaaaACAGAACGCGCCTGAAAGTTCAAAAGAAGAGACCCATTAAGCGCAGCGGAAGGGAAGTGTTACTGAAAAAGGTTTTAGATTATCTGAAGTCTGATACTTACATGTATGCCCCTCTCCTCTCTTCTCCAACCTCTGATTTTCCCTCACCCAACGCTTTCCCTTCCTCTGCTAAAGG GGTGGAATTTAATAAACCTGTAAAAGATAAGCAGTGGTTTGAGGAACAAGTTGGGGAGTATCTCAAATATGATGGTTATATGTATAATCCGCTGCTTCTTCTTGCTCATTCATCTCAAG AACCTTTGCAGGACTGTGGAATGATAAGGATGGATGGTTCAGATAGAATGTTGAGAATGAAAGTTAATCAACGAGCTGGTCATTTAGGAAATGCAAACCAAAGTTCTGAAAGTCATCTTCCTCAAACAGACCTCTCTGATCAGCATACTCGGGGACACACGGAAACTGTGAAGCATACTGTGTACCAAAGATGTCGCTCAACTTCTGCCACAA GAATTGCTACCCTCAACTCGCAGCTGAGAGCTCATAGTTGA
- the LOC114393381 gene encoding very-long-chain aldehyde decarbonylase CER3-like, with amino-acid sequence MGAPLSAWPLENFGTYKYLLYGPFVGKVLYEWFYGEEHSYYNLSWCLHLLILSGLRGLIHVLWGSYSHMFFLTRNRRIVQKGVDFKQIDKEWDWDNFLILQALVASMACYMFPFLQHLPLWNVKGLIVALVLHVGVSEPLYYWVHRKFHGDYLFTHYHSLHHSSPVPESFTAGNATLLEHLIMTVIIGIPILGASLMGYGSASMIYGYVLIFDFLRCLGHSNVEIVPHQLFEKLPFLRYVIYTPTYHHLHHSDKDTNFCLFMPLFDSLGNTLNKNSWQSHKLLSSGSGNGDMVPHFVFLAHIVDVSSSMHAQFVYRSFASLPYTTRFFLLPGLPITFLVLLAMWAWSKTFLVSFYYLRGRLHQTWVVPRCGFQYFLPFATEGINNQIEQAILRADKIGVKVISLAALNKNESLNGGGKLFVDKHPNLRVRVVHGNTLTAAVILNEIPQDVKEVFLTGATSKLGRAIALYLCQKKVKVLMLTLSTDRFQRIQKEAPPENQSYLVQVTKYQAAQNCKTWIVGKWITPREQYWAPRGTHFHQFVVPPILSFRKDCTYGDLAAMRLPEDVEGLGCCEYTMDRGVVHACHAGGVVHSLEGWSHHEVGAIDVNRIDLVWEAALKHGLRPVSSFTQKEN; translated from the exons ATGGGGGCTCCTTTATCAGCATGGCCTTTGGAGAACTTTGGAACATACAAG TATCTATTGTATGGGCCGTTTGTGGGAAAAGTCCTGTATGAATGGTTCTATGGTGAAGAACACTCCTACTACAACCTCAGCTGGTGCCTTCATTTGCTCATACTTAGTGGTCTCAGAGGCCTAATTCATGTGCTTTGGGGTTCCTACAGCCACATGTTTTTTCTAACCAGAAATCGACGGATTGTTCAAAAGGGTGTTGATTTCAAGCAGATTGACAAAGAATGGGACTG GGACAATTTCTTGATTCTTCAAGCACTAGTTGCCTCCATGGCATGCTATATGTTTCCCTTTCTTCAGCATCTTCCTCTCTGGAATGTAAAAGGTCTTATTGTTGCTTTGGTTCTTCATGTGGGAGTCTCAGAGCCACTTTATTATTGGGTGCATAGGAAGTTCCATGGAGACTATCTTTTCACCCATTATCATTCACTTCATCATTCATCTCCTGTACCAGAGTCTTTTACTG CTGGAAATGCAACACTTTTGGAGCATCTTATTATGACGGTAATCATTGGAATCCCTATCCTTGGGGCTTCTTTGATGGGATATGGATCAGCAAGCATGATATATGgttatgttttgatttttgatttccTGAGATGCTTGGGCCACAGCAATGTTGAAATTGTTCCTCATCAATTGTTCGAGAAACTTCCATTTCTTAGATATGTGATATACACACCGAC ATATCACCACCTACACCACTctgataaggacactaatttctgCCTCTTCATGCCTCTCTTTGATTCACTTGGCAATACCCTCAACAAAAATTCATGGCAATCACACAAACTACTAAGTTCAGGTTCAG GAAACGGTGACATGGTACCCCATTTTGTTTTCCTGGCACATATAGTTGATGTGTCATCCAGTATGCATGCTCAATTCGTCTATAGATCCTTTGCTTCATTGCCATACACAACAAGGTTCTTCTTGCTCCCAGGCTTGCCCATTACTTTTCTAGTTTTGCTAGCAATGTGGGCTTGGTCCAAGACCTTTTTAGTTAGTTTCTACTATCTCAGAGGCAGACTTCACCAAACGTGGGTTGTACCTAGATGTGGCTTTCAG TATTTCTTGCCATTTGCTACTGAGGGAATCAATAATCAAATTGAGCAAGCTATCCTCAGGGCTGATAAAATTGGGGTTAAAGTCATCAGCCTTGCTGCATTGAATAAG AATGAATCACTAAATGGGGGTGGAAAGCTTTTTGTGGACAAGCACCCTAACCTTAGGGTCCGAGTTGTTCATGGGAACACGTTAACTGCTGCTGTCATACTCAATGAGATCCCTCAAGATGTGAAGGAGGTGTTCCTAACAGGAGCCACATCCAAGCTTGGAAGAGCAATTGCTCTCtacctttgccaaaagaaagtGAAAGTTCTG ATGTTAACTCTCTCAACAGATAGATTTCAGAGGATTCAAAAGGAAGCCCCTCCAGAAAATCAAAGCTATCTTGTCCAAGTGACAAAATACCAAGCTGCACAAAACTGCAAG ACCTGGATCGTTGGTAAGTGGATCACGCCAAGAGAGCAATACTGGGCACCACGTGGAACCCATTTTCATCAATTTGTTGTCCCaccaattttatcatttagaaAAGATTGCACTTATGGTGACCTGGCAGCCATGAGATTACCAGAAGACGTGGAAGGACTTGGGTGTTGTGAG TACACGATGGATAGGGGAGTGGTTCACGCGTGCCATGCAGGAGGAGTGGTACATAGCCTTGAAGGTTGGTCTCATCACGAAGTTGGGGCCATAGATGTTAACAGAATCGATCTTGTGTGGGAAGCAGCACTCAAACATGGCCTAAGACCAGTGTCAAGTTTCACacagaaagaaaattaa